A single region of the Vicia villosa cultivar HV-30 ecotype Madison, WI linkage group LG4, Vvil1.0, whole genome shotgun sequence genome encodes:
- the LOC131598908 gene encoding cold-responsive protein kinase 1-like has protein sequence MTCFPFSFKKTSPISKHNLNNNDEDISGIHNVKIYTYKELSKATNDFSQANKIGEGGFGSVYQGRLKGGKLAAIKVLSAESRQGVKEFLTEINVISEIEHENLVKLYGCCVERNSRILVYNYLENNSLSRTLLGGSHNSIYFDWRTRCRICVGVASGLAFLHEEVRPPIIHRDIKASNILLDKDLTPKISDFGLAKLMPANATHVSTRVAGTLGYLAPEYAIGGRLTRKADIYSFGVLLVEIVSGRCNTNSRLPIDEQFILERTWELYERKELVALVDTSLNGEFDAEQACKFLKIGLLCTQESPKCRPSMSSVVKMLTGEMKVDDSTMTKTALISDFMDLKVRKNQESTTIDLKTTSSYNTSSTSEQQNSTITSVATTQYDHNSM, from the exons ATGACCTGTTTCCCTTTCTCATTCAAGAAGACATCGCCGATTTCGAAACATAATCTCAACAACAACGACGAAG ATATTTCGGGCATTCATAATGTTAAGATTTATACCTATAAAGAACTAAGCAAGGCCACAAATGACTTTAGTCAGGCCAATAAAATCGGAGAGGGTGGTTTCGGTTCCGTCTACCAG GGTCGTCTTAAAGGTGGAAAACTTGCTGCTATAAAAGTTCTTTCGGCCGAATCAAGACAAGGGGTGAAGGAATTCTTGACAGAGATTAACGTGATCTCCGAAATCGAGCATGAAAATTTGGTTAAACTATATGGTTGTTGTGTGGAAAGAAATAGCAGGATACTAGTTTACAATTACCTCGAAAATAACAGTCTTTCGCGAACTCTTCTAG gCGGAAGTCACAATAGTATCTACTTTGATTGGCGAACACGGTGTAGAATATGCGTTGGTGTTGCAAGCGGGCTTGCGTTTCTACACGAAGAAGTTAGGCCTCCTATCATTCATAGGGATATAAAAGCAAGCAATATTCTTCTTGATAAAGATCTTACGCCCAAGATTTCCGATTTCGGTCTTGCAAAGCTTATGCCTGCAAACGCGACTCATGTCAGCACGCGCGTAGCAGGAACATT AGGCTATTTGGCACCAGAGTATGCAATCGGAGGGAGACTTACACGAAAAGCAGACATTTACAGTTTCGGTGTCCTCCTTGTGGAGATTGTTAGTGGAAGATGTAACACGAATTCGCGACTTCCAATAGACGAACAATTCATTCTAGAAAGG ACATGGGAGCTTTACGAGCGAAAGGAACTAGTTGCGCTGGTAGATACATCACTAAACGGAGAATTTGACGCCGAGCAGGCATGTAAATTTCTGAAGATTGGCCTTCTTTGCACGCAAGAATCTCCAAAGTGCCGTCCGTCCATGTCTTCTGTGGTCAAGATGCTTACCGGAGAAATGAAAGTTGATGACAGTACGATGACAAAAACGGCTTTAATTTCCGATTTTATGGACCTCAAAGTTCGAAAGAATCAAGAAAGTACTACAATCGATTTGAAGACTACATCTTCGTACAATACATCGTCTACCTCGGAGCAACAGAACTCTACCATTACATCAGTTGCAACTACACAATATGATCACAACAGCATGTAA
- the LOC131598910 gene encoding photosystem II 10 kDa polypeptide, chloroplastic-like, with the protein MASSVMASVSLKPTPFTVQKSPVKGLPSISRPFRVVASGIKKIKTDTPYGTGGGMDLPNGLDASGRKQKGKGVYQFVDKYGANVDGYSPIYEPKEWSANGDTYAGGTTGLAIWAVTLAGLLAGGALLVYNTSALSQ; encoded by the exons atggcttcttcagttatggcttctgtgagtCTCAAACCAACTCCTTTCACTGTTCAGAAATCTCCAGTGAAAGGACTTCCTTCAATTTCAAGGCCATTCAGAGTTGTTGCTAGTGGTATCAAGAAGATTAAGACTGACACACCTTAtg GAACTGGTGGTGGCATGGACTTGCCTAATGGACTTGATGCTTCTGGCAGGAAACAAAAG GGAAAGGGTGTTTACCAGTTTGTAGACAAATATGGTGCTAATGTTGATGGATACAG TCCTATCTACGAGCCCAAGGAATGGTCTGCCAATGGTGATACCTACGCCGGAG GTACGACTGGACTGGCAATCTGGGCAGTAACTCTAGCTGGTCTTCTAGCTGGAGGTGCACTCCTTGTCTACAACACAAGTGCTTTGTCACAATAG
- the LOC131598909 gene encoding uncharacterized protein LOC131598909, whose amino-acid sequence MFVSESINNKNQTTMTSTVFKVAVLGGGISGAVCASTLARNGVSVTLFESARGPGGRMSQRREKTEDGKELHFDHGAPFFSVSKPEVVRLVQEWESRGLVAEWKEKFGSFDFQTLKYDIIEQEGLSKRFVGVPGMNSICKALCNESGVESRFGSGVGRVEWLDDDKLWSLIGVDGQSLGRFKGLVASDKNIVSTRIGDVTGRLPPLDLKLLPELSEKLHNIPVRPCFAVMLAFAAPLSTIPVKGFSIKNSKILSSAYCDSSKPDRSSTSERWVLHSTAEYAENIIAQTGLKKPSEATLNKVAEELFQEFQSTGANVSQPFFKRAHRWGSAFPDANIAQEEKCLWNINKRLVICGDFCVSPNVEGPIDSGFAAALRLKDISASSL is encoded by the exons ATGTTTGTTTCAGAATCCATTAACAACAAAAACCAAACAACAATGACTTCCACTGTCTTTAAGGTTGCTGTCTTGGGTGGTGGAA TTTCAGGAGCAGTGTGTGCATCAACTCTTGCTCGAAATGGGGTTTCTGTTACTCTCTTTGAGTCTGCCAGAGGCCCTGGTGGACGCATGTCCCAAAGAAG AGAGAAAACTGAAGATGGAAAGGAGCTGCATTTCGACCACGGTGCTCCGTTTTTCTCGGTTAGTAAACCGGAAGTGGTGCGCCTAGTTCAAGAATGGGAGTCGAGGGGTCTTGTAGCTGAATGGAAAGAAAAGTTtggatcatttgattttcaaaccctTAAGTATGACATCATAGAGCAG GAAGGATTAAGCAAGAGATTTGTGGGAGTTCCAGGGATGAATTCAATCTGCAAAGCATTATGCAATGAGAGTG GTGTGGAAAGCAGGTTTGGTTCGGGTGTCGGTAGAGTTGAATGGCTGGATGACGATAAATTGTGGTCATTGATAGGAGTGGATGGACAAAGTCTTGGTCGGTTTAAGGGACTTGTCGCTTCAGATAAGAATATAGTTTCTACTAGGATCGGAGACGTTACAGGACGGTTACCACCACTCG ATTTGAAGTTGCTGCCCGAGTTGTCGGAAAAGTTGCACAATATTCCTGTTAGGCCATGTTTTGCAGTAATGCTGGCATTTGCAGCGCCTCTGTCAACG ATTCCGGTTAAAGGCTTCTCcattaaaaattctaaaattttaagCTCGGCTTACTGTGATAGCAGCAAGCCAGATCGTTCTTCAACAAG CGAAAGATGGGTTCTTCATTCAACTGCAGAGTATGCGGAGAATATAATCGCTCAAACAGGACTCAAGAAGCCCTCGGAAGCTACCTTGAATAAAGTGGCGGAAGAGCTTTTCCAAGAATTTCAAAGTACCGGGGCTAATGTATCACAACCCTTTTTCAAGAGAGCTCATAGATG GGGGAGTGCATTTCCAGACGCTAATATTGCGCAAGAGGAAAAGTGTCTTTGGAACATAAACAAGAGACTCGTCATATGTGGTGATTTCTGTGTTAGTCCGAATGTTGAAGGCCCTATAGATAGTGGTTTCGCAGCGGCCTTAAGACTTAAAGATATCAGTGCCAGCTCTCTATAG